Proteins encoded together in one Helicobacter pylori window:
- a CDS encoding tRNA 2-thiocytidine(32) synthetase TtcA produces MAYEISKKVLHIVGKTNATYKLIEEGDKILLGLSGGKDSIMLACILARMQKHAPFKFDFKAVTVHYGLGEDLKWLSDLCQEQGIEHEIIYTQIAATINEKRREKSSFCSFCSRLRRGTLYSKALEEGYNKVAIAHHLDDAVESFFMNFTYNGSLRSMPPIYRAENGLLVIRPLIKVREASSIHFVTSQNIPVAPDCNCPAKQPTSDKPPIARLATKNFLKEMQNLHPRFFDSLENAFNNVQANSFSDARYLDA; encoded by the coding sequence ATGGCCTATGAAATTTCCAAAAAAGTCTTACACATTGTAGGCAAGACAAACGCCACTTACAAACTCATAGAAGAAGGCGATAAAATCTTGTTAGGATTGAGTGGGGGCAAGGATTCTATCATGCTCGCTTGCATCTTAGCCAGGATGCAAAAACATGCCCCTTTCAAATTTGATTTTAAAGCGGTTACCGTGCATTATGGTTTGGGCGAAGATTTGAAATGGTTGAGCGATTTGTGCCAAGAACAAGGCATTGAGCATGAGATCATTTACACCCAAATCGCTGCCACGATCAACGAAAAACGCCGTGAAAAAAGCTCGTTTTGTTCGTTTTGCTCTCGTTTGAGGAGGGGGACTTTGTATTCTAAAGCCTTAGAAGAAGGCTATAATAAAGTCGCTATCGCACACCATTTAGACGATGCGGTGGAGAGCTTTTTTATGAATTTCACTTATAACGGGAGTTTAAGGAGCATGCCCCCCATTTATAGGGCTGAAAACGGCTTGTTGGTAATCCGCCCTTTGATTAAGGTTCGAGAAGCCAGCAGCATCCATTTTGTCACTTCTCAAAATATCCCGGTTGCCCCTGATTGCAATTGCCCGGCCAAACAGCCCACCTCTGATAAGCCTCCTATCGCGCGATTAGCCACTAAAAATTTCTTAAAAGAAATGCAAAACTTGCACCCTCGTTTCTTTGATAGCTTAGAAAACGCGTTTAATAACGTTCAGGCGAACAGCTTTAGCGACGCTAGATATTTAGACGCTTAA
- the deoD gene encoding purine-nucleoside phosphorylase — MTPHINAKIGDFYPQCLLCGDPLRVSYIAKNFLQDAKEITNVRNMLGFSGKYKGKGISLMGHGMGIASCTIYVTELIKTYQVKELLRIGTCGAISPKVGLKDIIMATGASTDSKTNRVRFLNHDLSATPDFELSLRAYQTAKRLGIDLKVGNIFSSDFFYSFETHAFDLMAQYNHLAIEMEAAGLYATAMELNAKALCLCSVSDHLITKEALSPKERIESFDNMITLALEMMS; from the coding sequence ATGACCCCTCACATCAACGCTAAAATCGGCGATTTTTATCCTCAATGCCTTTTATGCGGCGATCCCTTAAGGGTGAGCTACATTGCGAAAAATTTTTTACAAGACGCTAAAGAGATCACGAATGTGCGCAACATGCTAGGCTTTAGCGGGAAGTATAAGGGTAAGGGGATTTCTTTAATGGGGCATGGCATGGGCATTGCGTCATGCACGATTTATGTAACGGAGCTCATTAAAACCTATCAGGTTAAAGAGCTTTTAAGGATTGGCACTTGCGGGGCGATTAGCCCAAAAGTTGGCCTGAAAGACATTATCATGGCGACTGGAGCTTCAACGGATTCTAAAACCAATCGGGTGCGTTTTTTAAACCACGATTTGAGCGCAACGCCTGATTTTGAATTGAGTTTAAGAGCGTATCAAACAGCAAAGCGTTTGGGTATTGATTTGAAAGTGGGCAATATTTTTTCAAGCGATTTTTTCTATTCTTTTGAAACGCATGCCTTTGATTTAATGGCCCAATACAACCACTTGGCTATTGAAATGGAAGCGGCAGGGTTATACGCCACGGCGATGGAACTAAACGCTAAGGCTTTATGCTTGTGCTCGGTTTCGGATCACTTAATCACTAAAGAAGCCTTAAGCCCTAAAGAAAGAATAGAGAGCTTTGATAACATGATCACTCTAGCTTTAGAGATGATGAGTTAG
- a CDS encoding MFS transporter: MFKKIFPLALVSSLRFLGLFIVLPVISLYADSFHSSSPLLIGLAVGGAYLTQIIFQTPMGILSDKIGRKVVVMVCLLLFLAGSLVCFMANDIITLVIGRFIQGMGALGGVVSAMVADEVKEEERTKAMAIMGAFIFISFTISMAIGPGVVAFLGGAKWLFLLTAILTLLSLLMLLKVKDAPKISYQIKNIKAYQPNSKALYLLYLSSFFEKAFMTLIFVLIPLALVNEFHKDESFLILVYVPGALLGVLSMGIASVMAEKYNKPKGVMLSGVLLFIVSYMCLFLADSSFLGKYLWLFIVGVAFFFIGFATLEPIMQSLASKFARANKKGKVLGQFTTFGYLGSFVGGVSGGLSYHHLGVSNTSLIVVALGLIWGLSLFLLHNPSKQKNVYFPLDAYNEEQFETLGDKIIEWYVNISEEIIIVKYNSDHISEEEIIHLVQNFRK; the protein is encoded by the coding sequence ATGTTTAAGAAGATTTTTCCATTAGCGTTAGTGTCGTCGTTGCGGTTTTTGGGGCTTTTTATTGTTTTGCCGGTCATTAGTTTGTATGCGGATAGTTTCCATTCAAGCAGTCCCTTGCTTATAGGTTTAGCGGTGGGTGGGGCGTATCTCACACAAATCATTTTTCAAACCCCCATGGGCATTCTTAGCGATAAGATAGGCCGTAAAGTGGTGGTTATGGTGTGCTTATTATTGTTTTTAGCTGGCTCGTTAGTGTGCTTTATGGCGAATGATATTATTACGCTCGTTATCGGGCGCTTCATTCAAGGCATGGGGGCTTTAGGGGGGGTCGTTAGCGCGATGGTGGCGGATGAAGTGAAAGAAGAAGAGCGCACCAAAGCCATGGCTATCATGGGAGCGTTTATTTTCATTAGCTTCACTATAAGCATGGCCATAGGCCCTGGGGTTGTGGCGTTTTTGGGGGGGGCAAAATGGCTCTTTTTACTCACGGCGATCTTAACCTTATTGAGTTTGTTGATGCTTTTAAAAGTCAAAGACGCCCCTAAAATTTCTTACCAGATCAAAAACATAAAAGCTTATCAACCCAACTCTAAAGCCTTGTATCTTTTGTATCTAAGCTCTTTTTTTGAAAAAGCGTTCATGACGCTTATTTTTGTGCTGATCCCTTTAGCCTTAGTGAATGAATTCCATAAAGATGAAAGTTTTTTGATCTTGGTGTATGTGCCTGGAGCCTTATTAGGGGTTTTAAGCATGGGAATAGCGAGCGTTATGGCTGAAAAATACAATAAGCCTAAGGGGGTGATGCTTTCTGGCGTATTATTGTTTATTGTGAGTTATATGTGCTTGTTTTTAGCCGACTCTAGCTTTTTAGGGAAATATTTATGGCTTTTTATTGTTGGGGTGGCGTTTTTCTTTATTGGCTTTGCCACCTTAGAGCCTATCATGCAATCTTTAGCGTCTAAGTTCGCCAGAGCAAACAAAAAAGGCAAGGTTTTAGGGCAATTCACTACTTTTGGCTATTTAGGGAGCTTTGTTGGGGGCGTGAGCGGGGGGTTAAGCTATCATCATTTAGGCGTTTCTAACACAAGCTTAATCGTTGTAGCTTTAGGGCTTATTTGGGGCTTATCGCTCTTTTTACTCCATAACCCTTCCAAGCAAAAAAATGTCTATTTCCCCTTAGACGCTTATAATGAGGAACAATTTGAAACTTTAGGGGACAAAATCATTGAATGGTATGTCAATATTAGCGAAGAAATCATTATTGTGAAATATAATTCTGATCACATTAGCGAAGAAGAAATCATTCACTTAGTGCAAAACTTTAGAAAATAA
- a CDS encoding phosphopentomutase, giving the protein MQKRVVILLLDSFGIGASEDAKDFGDLGANTLGNIAKACFNNLANSNDRSGALKLPNLESLGLGLSALEAANELPLGFQPQPNLIGAYAYAKELSSAKDTISGHWEMMGVPVLFEWGYFKDKTHSFPKEILDEIMHKTKIKGYLGNCHASGTEIIKDLGEKHLETLYPIFYTSADSVFQIATHEEKFGLDHLYALCEEAFKILEPLKIARVIARPFIGTNRENFKRTANRKDYAIKPHKKLLFETFIEEKQGEVISIGKIADIYAHVGITQKFKAGSLMELCDVTLDQVKNAPNNSLIFTNFVHFDSDYGHRRDVSGYANALEYFDLRLKEVLDNLRENDLLILCADHGCDPSFKGTDHTREYIPVLFYHKDLQPAFLGKSESFADIGQSIAYFLGLSPLDYGKNLLNFKGQP; this is encoded by the coding sequence ATGCAAAAAAGAGTGGTAATCTTATTATTGGATTCTTTTGGTATAGGGGCTAGTGAAGACGCTAAAGATTTTGGCGATTTGGGGGCGAACACTTTAGGCAATATCGCTAAGGCTTGTTTCAATAACCTGGCTAATTCTAACGATCGCAGTGGGGCTTTGAAACTGCCCAATTTAGAGAGTTTGGGTTTAGGTTTGAGCGCTTTAGAAGCCGCAAATGAATTGCCTTTGGGTTTCCAACCACAACCCAATTTAATAGGGGCTTACGCTTACGCTAAAGAACTCTCTAGCGCTAAGGATACGATTTCTGGGCATTGGGAGATGATGGGCGTGCCCGTTCTTTTTGAATGGGGGTATTTTAAAGACAAAACCCATTCGTTTCCTAAAGAAATTTTAGATGAAATCATGCACAAAACTAAGATTAAGGGCTATTTAGGGAATTGCCACGCATCCGGGACAGAAATCATTAAAGATTTAGGTGAAAAGCATTTAGAAACTTTATATCCCATTTTTTACACTTCAGCGGATTCGGTGTTTCAAATCGCTACACATGAAGAAAAGTTTGGGCTTGATCATTTATACGCTCTTTGTGAAGAAGCGTTTAAAATTCTAGAGCCTTTAAAGATCGCCAGAGTGATCGCAAGGCCTTTTATTGGCACCAATAGAGAGAATTTCAAGCGCACCGCTAATCGTAAAGACTATGCGATAAAGCCCCATAAAAAATTGCTTTTTGAAACATTCATTGAAGAAAAGCAAGGCGAAGTCATTAGCATTGGGAAAATCGCTGATATTTACGCCCATGTGGGGATCACTCAAAAATTCAAAGCCGGTAGCTTAATGGAATTATGCGATGTGACTTTAGATCAAGTCAAAAACGCCCCAAACAACAGCTTGATTTTTACGAATTTTGTGCATTTTGATAGCGATTATGGGCATCGGCGCGATGTTAGCGGGTACGCTAACGCTTTAGAGTATTTTGATTTGCGCTTAAAAGAGGTTTTAGACAATTTAAGGGAAAACGATTTGCTCATTCTTTGCGCCGATCATGGGTGTGATCCCAGCTTTAAAGGCACCGATCACACACGAGAATATATTCCTGTTTTGTTCTATCACAAAGATTTACAACCAGCCTTTTTAGGCAAGAGCGAGTCGTTTGCGGATATTGGGCAAAGTATCGCTTATTTTTTGGGATTAAGCCCCTTAGATTATGGCAAAAACTTATTAAACTTTAAAGGACAACCATGA
- a CDS encoding outer membrane protein, with protein sequence MKKTKKTILLSLTLAASLLHAEDNGVFLSVGYQIGEAVQKVKNADKVQKLSDSYEKLSRLLTNNDGSGSKTSAQAINQAVNNLNERAKTLAGGTTNSPAYQATLLALRSVLGLWNSMGYAVICGGYTKSPGENNQKNFHYTDENGNGTTINCGGSTNSDGTHSFSGTNTLKADKNVSLSIEQYEKIHEAYQILSKALKQAGLAPLNSKGEKLEAHVTTSKYQQDNQTKTTTSVIDTTNDAQNLLTQAQTIVNTLKDYCPMLIAKSSSGSSGQATTNTPSWQTTGGGKDSCTTFGAEFSAASDMINNAQKIVQETQQLSANQPKNITQPHNFNLNTPSSLTALAQKMLKNAQSQAEILKLANQVENDFDKLSSGHLKDYIGKCDASAISSANMTMQNQKNNWGNGCAGVEETQSLLKTSAADFNNQTPQINQAQNLANTLIQELGNNPFRNMGMIASSTTNNGALNGFGVQAGYKQFFGEKKRWGLRYYGFFDYNHAYIKSNFFNSASDVWTYGVGSDLLFNFINDKNTNFLGKNNQISVGLFGGIQLAGTSWLNSQFVNLKTISNVYSAKVNTANFQFLFNLGLRTNLARPKKKDSHHAAQHGMELGVKIPTINTNYYSFLDTKLEYRRLYSVYLNYVFAY encoded by the coding sequence ATGAAAAAAACGAAAAAAACGATTCTGCTTTCTCTAACTCTTGCGGCGTCACTCTTGCATGCTGAAGATAACGGCGTTTTTTTAAGCGTGGGTTATCAAATCGGTGAAGCGGTTCAAAAGGTGAAAAACGCCGACAAGGTGCAAAAGCTTTCAGACTCTTATGAAAAATTAAGCAGACTTTTAACCAACAATGATGGCTCAGGCTCAAAGACAAGCGCGCAAGCGATCAACCAAGCGGTTAATAATTTGAACGAACGCGCAAAAACTTTAGCCGGTGGGACAACCAATTCCCCTGCCTATCAAGCTACGCTTTTGGCGTTGAGATCGGTGTTAGGGCTATGGAATAGCATGGGTTATGCGGTCATATGCGGAGGTTATACCAAAAGTCCAGGCGAAAACAATCAAAAAAATTTCCACTACACCGATGAGAATGGCAACGGCACTACAATCAATTGCGGTGGGAGCACAAATAGTGATGGCACTCATAGTTTTAGTGGCACAAATACATTAAAAGCAGACAAAAATGTTTCTCTATCTATTGAGCAATATGAAAAAATCCATGAAGCTTATCAGATTCTTTCAAAAGCTTTAAAACAAGCTGGGCTTGCTCCTTTAAATAGCAAAGGGGAAAAATTAGAAGCGCATGTAACCACATCAAAGTATCAACAAGATAATCAAACTAAAACGACAACTTCTGTTATTGATACGACTAACGATGCGCAAAATCTTTTGACTCAAGCGCAAACGATTGTCAATACCCTTAAAGATTATTGCCCCATGTTGATAGCGAAATCTAGTAGTGGAAGTAGTGGCCAAGCTACTACAAACACCCCTTCATGGCAAACAACCGGTGGTGGCAAAGATTCATGCACGACTTTTGGTGCGGAGTTTAGTGCCGCTTCAGACATGATTAATAATGCGCAAAAAATCGTTCAAGAAACCCAACAACTCAGCGCCAACCAACCAAAAAATATCACACAACCTCATAATTTCAACCTTAACACCCCTAGCAGTCTTACAGCTTTAGCTCAAAAAATGCTTAAAAACGCGCAATCTCAAGCAGAAATTTTAAAGCTGGCCAATCAAGTGGAGAACGATTTTGACAAACTTTCTTCAGGCCATCTTAAAGACTACATAGGGAAATGCGATGCGAGCGCTATAAGCAGCGCGAATATGACAATGCAAAATCAAAAGAACAATTGGGGGAACGGGTGTGCTGGCGTGGAAGAAACTCAGTCTTTATTAAAAACAAGCGCCGCTGATTTTAACAACCAAACGCCTCAAATCAATCAAGCGCAAAACCTAGCCAACACCCTTATTCAAGAACTTGGCAACAACCCTTTTAGGAATATGGGCATGATCGCTTCTTCAACCACGAATAACGGCGCCTTGAATGGCTTTGGCGTGCAAGCGGGCTATAAGCAATTTTTTGGAGAAAAGAAAAGATGGGGGTTAAGGTATTATGGTTTCTTTGATTACAACCACGCCTATATCAAATCCAATTTCTTTAACTCGGCTTCTGATGTGTGGACTTATGGGGTGGGTAGTGATTTATTGTTTAATTTCATCAACGATAAAAACACCAACTTTTTAGGCAAGAATAACCAGATTTCAGTGGGGCTTTTTGGAGGCATCCAACTGGCAGGGACTTCATGGCTTAATTCTCAATTTGTGAATTTAAAAACCATCAGCAATGTCTATAGCGCTAAAGTGAATACGGCTAACTTCCAATTTTTATTCAATTTAGGCTTGAGAACCAATCTCGCTAGGCCTAAGAAAAAAGATAGCCATCATGCGGCTCAACATGGCATGGAATTGGGCGTGAAAATCCCTACCATTAACACGAATTACTATTCTTTTCTAGACACTAAACTAGAATATAGAAGGCTTTATAGCGTGTATCTCAATTATGTGTTTGCCTATTAA
- a CDS encoding NCS2 family permease, which produces MGFFKLKEHNTNIATEFRAGLTTFITMIYIVPLNALILSQANMPYEALLSATAIITILSSVFNGLWANTPIAMSVGLGLSAYFSFGLVQGLKLPWQSALGIVALSGAIFVILSFTKFRSWVMRSIPIDLRRAVSAGIGAFIAFIGLKEMHIVVTHKATLVTLGDFGDPHVLLGVVGIILTFALYTLKIKGSFIIAVLITSILAWVLKLAPYPSEFFSMPASIGPIAFQLDFKGIFFDASGAFTLALVPVIITFFVTDLFDSLGTLAGIGHKTDFFNDEEKNKELEKTLEADAVASLGSAVVGVSTTTAFIESASGVEEGGRTGLTAVFTGLFFVLTLFCLPLLKAIPSNAIYPVLVVVGVLMFSVLEGVNFKDMAISVSTFLTVVMMPLTFSIADGLAFGFLSYSIIKLVQKDFKAINSGIIILCIISVSVFIFR; this is translated from the coding sequence ATGGGGTTTTTCAAGCTTAAAGAACACAACACTAACATCGCCACCGAGTTTAGAGCGGGTTTAACGACCTTTATCACCATGATTTACATCGTGCCCTTAAACGCTCTTATCCTTTCTCAAGCCAACATGCCTTATGAAGCCCTTTTGAGCGCAACGGCCATTATCACTATCTTATCGAGTGTGTTTAACGGGTTGTGGGCAAACACCCCCATCGCTATGAGCGTGGGATTAGGGCTGTCAGCTTATTTTAGCTTTGGGTTAGTTCAGGGGCTAAAACTCCCTTGGCAGAGCGCTTTAGGCATCGTAGCACTCTCGGGAGCGATTTTTGTGATTTTGTCTTTCACTAAATTTAGAAGTTGGGTCATGCGAAGCATTCCTATCGATTTAAGGCGTGCGGTGAGCGCGGGGATAGGGGCTTTTATCGCATTTATTGGCCTTAAAGAAATGCATATTGTCGTTACCCATAAGGCTACGCTTGTAACCTTAGGCGATTTTGGAGATCCGCATGTGTTATTGGGGGTTGTGGGGATCATTTTGACTTTCGCGCTCTACACGCTTAAAATCAAGGGTTCTTTTATTATAGCGGTTTTAATCACTTCCATTCTCGCCTGGGTTTTAAAGCTGGCTCCTTACCCTAGCGAGTTTTTTTCCATGCCCGCTAGCATTGGCCCTATCGCCTTTCAATTAGACTTTAAAGGCATTTTTTTTGATGCGAGCGGGGCCTTCACTTTAGCGTTAGTGCCAGTCATCATCACTTTTTTTGTAACCGATTTGTTTGATTCTTTAGGCACGCTTGCAGGGATTGGCCACAAGACTGATTTTTTCAATGATGAAGAAAAAAATAAGGAATTGGAAAAGACTTTGGAAGCGGATGCGGTGGCTTCTTTAGGGAGCGCGGTGGTGGGCGTTTCTACCACGACCGCTTTTATAGAAAGCGCGAGTGGGGTTGAAGAGGGGGGCCGCACAGGGCTTACAGCGGTTTTTACCGGACTATTTTTTGTTTTAACGCTCTTTTGCTTGCCTCTTTTAAAAGCTATTCCTAGCAATGCGATTTATCCGGTGCTGGTGGTAGTAGGGGTTTTGATGTTTAGCGTGTTAGAGGGGGTGAATTTTAAAGACATGGCCATTAGCGTTTCCACTTTTTTAACCGTGGTGATGATGCCCTTAACCTTCTCCATTGCCGATGGCTTAGCCTTTGGCTTTTTGTCTTATAGTATCATCAAATTGGTTCAAAAAGACTTCAAAGCCATCAATTCAGGCATCATCATTCTCTGCATCATTTCTGTTTCTGTATTTATCTTTCGTTAA